TTCTTATCTGGATAATTTAATAAACTAATGTACACTATATCGGGCTTAGGGCGACCGGAACAATTACTTCACCCTTTGGCCGCACCCGAAACTCCTTGGCGTGGCCGGATGGTATAGTTCCAACTCGGACAGGTCTTATGCCGTCGCAAGCGCAACTTCCTCATCTCGTGATCCGTGACCTTCAGGCCCCTCTCATAGTTTCCCCGCAACAACACGGCTTTCACCTGCAAGCCTGTTTCGGTTCTCGTGTCCTGAATATAGCCCAACAAGATCAACCACGAACGCAAGGGCTTGCCGGCCCAGTTGATGCTGATAAAGCTGAACAGCCGATGCTCAATCGGGTTCCACTTGGAGCCACCGCGGGGGTAGTGGCACACCGTCACCTCCAGGTTGAAGGCGTCAGCCAGCCGTTCCTGCAACTGACGCTTCCACATCCGAGGCCGACAGCCATTACTGCCACCCGAGTCCGCCAGGATCAGGAGTTTGGTAGCGTCCGGGAAACGACGGCGACCGTGGCTCTTCCACCACGAGACAATCGCATCGACCGCAAACTCCGGCGTGTCGGCCGATTCGCCCACGTACACGTAACCGCGGTCGTGTTGTACCAGGTAGATGCCATACGGGGTGGCCCGGCCCTCGGCGTCACTGAGGAAGTCATAAGCGTTGACCTCGTCCGCCTCGTGGCACCAGGTCTGCCCATCCTGCTGGAAGTTGCCGATCAACTCTTTTTTCTTGGTATCCACGCTGATGACCGGCCTGCCCGCTTTCAGGAACCGCCGCTTCTGGTGGGCGATGTAGCGGAACTGACGATCCCGATCGGGGTGCGGTGGGCCGGTAAACCGTTTCCGATTCGCCTTCAACGAGTACTTGAGTTTGTGGAGCAAACGCCGGACGGTCTTGGGGTCGATGGCATGGCCTCGTTGGGCCAGCAGTTGGCCCAGTCGCTTCAGGCTCAGACGCACCCACCGCTGTTTCGTCATCGGGTCGCCGCCGGTGTCATCGACCAGCAGGGCTACCAGGTCTCGCTCCAGGACCGGATCTTTTTTTCCAAGGGCGGGCGGCCCGCTCCAGGGCGGCGGACCCGTCCCGGCGGGAGGTTGGCAAAAGCCGACCCTAACTCTTGGCGTCCCCGGCGAATGGTCTGGACGTGGAGGCCTGTGATGGAGGATACCAGGCGGTCACCGCCGTGGCCGATGCGCTGGGCTTCCCAGGCCGCCAGCCAGCGTCGCTGTTGCTCGTTGAGCCGACTGAGGAGCAAGTTGAGTTGTCGGTGGACCTCCTTGTTGGGATGGTCTGTCGCCTGGAGGCAATCAGGACATCGACATTGGTGAAGCGGGGTAGGGTGCATGATGTGGTCTCCAGCTGACGCAACAAGCCATGCAAGTGATTGTAGGGACAAGGGTGAAGTAATTGTTCCGGCCGCCCTTAGCGGGCAAACCGCTTCCCGGCAAACGGATTCAGTACACAGCCTCTCGGAGCAATCCATGCCATCCGAC
The DNA window shown above is from Fimbriiglobus ruber and carries:
- a CDS encoding ISAzo13 family transposase, coding for MLHHRPPRPDHSPGTPRVRVGFCQPPAGTGPPPWSGPPALGKKDPVLERDLVALLVDDTGGDPMTKQRWVRLSLKRLGQLLAQRGHAIDPKTVRRLLHKLKYSLKANRKRFTGPPHPDRDRQFRYIAHQKRRFLKAGRPVISVDTKKKELIGNFQQDGQTWCHEADEVNAYDFLSDAEGRATPYGIYLVQHDRGYVYVGESADTPEFAVDAIVSWWKSHGRRRFPDATKLLILADSGGSNGCRPRMWKRQLQERLADAFNLEVTVCHYPRGGSKWNPIEHRLFSFISINWAGKPLRSWLILLGYIQDTRTETGLQVKAVLLRGNYERGLKVTDHEMRKLRLRRHKTCPSWNYTIRPRQGVSGAAKG